A DNA window from Malus domestica chromosome 12, GDT2T_hap1 contains the following coding sequences:
- the LOC103451049 gene encoding F-box protein At5g03970: MTGQKKSANDAHEVFTCDDDILHEILLRLPEKSVFSLILVSKRWLHVICSPSFRCDYHARWKVNYHLLGFFVCNHLYLGISKYGMRRPLTEPAIHFLSACEEGDNLMVSAPKQLGYFLGTSNGLLLFGRHPMTYTVWNPVSKQLCKLPQPQQFYQSLCMAFLTVEDDCFNDAVHYKVIRAKCNCRRESKTVSIETYSSISGTWKHFTLTCSSTFALRPWREATVVNGILHWFATQGNLAIYDPRLGNRRINLLKLPEGRISQDYDECVLGHSSDGLLQYGQSSTSGVEIWVLEAGESSFSSISTGNVQSQKKWNLRYRLGFKAMWKQNPDHGKHSKEAKLMAFLHQNSEYIFIRAGWNIYFFHLKSQKLKEIRYLGRDPSIQWDDSTVVPFYRPSWPRSSLCPWM, translated from the coding sequence ATGACGGGTCAAAAGAAGTCTGCAAATGATGCTCATGAAGTATTCACCTGTGATGATGACATCCTACATGAGATCCTACTCCGTCTGCCAGAGAAATCTGTTTTCAGTTTAATACTCGTATCGAAGAGGTGGCTTCATGTGATATGTAGCCCTTCTTTTCGATGTGATTACCATGCTCGATGGAAAGTAAATTATCATCTTTTGGGCTTCTTTGTGTGCAACCATCTTTACCTCGGAATATCTAAATATGGCATGCGGCGGCCCCTAACAGAGCCCGCAATTCATTTTTTGTCAGCCTGTGAGGAAGGTGATAATCTAATGGTTTCTGCACCCAAACAGCTTGGTTACTTTCTTGGCACTTCCAATGGCCTACTTCTTTTTGGCCGCCATCCAATGACATATACGGTGTGGAACCCAGTCAGCAAACAGCTATGCAAACTTCCTCAACCTCAGCAGTTCTATCAAAGTTTGTGCATGGCATTCCTCACTGTCGAAGATGACTGTTTTAATGACGCAGTCCACTACAAGGTTATTCGGGCAAAATGTAACTGCAGACGGGAATCTAAAACTGTCTCCATTGAGACTTACTCTTCAATCAGCGGTACATGGAAGCATTTCACTCTCACTTGCTCTTCAACATTTGCATTGCGTCCTTGGAGAGAGGCTACTGTAGTTAATGGTATCCTACACTGGTTTGCAACCCAGGGAAACCTAGCCATTTATGATCCACGTCTTGGAAACAGGCGTATAAATCTGCTTAAATTACCAGAAGGGAGGATTTCTCAAGATTATGATGAGTGCGTTCTTGGGCATTCTTCAGATGGGCTTTTGCAGTATGGTCAGAGCAGTACGTCTGGCGTGGAAATATGGGTTCTCGAGGCCGGAGAAAGTAGTTTCTCATCGATCAGCACAGGCAATGTGCAGTCACAGAAGAAGTGGAATTTGAGGTACAGACTCGGTTTCAAGGCGATGTGGAAGCAGAATCCAGACCATGGAAAGCATTCGAAAGAAGCTAAACTTATGGCATTCCTTCATCAGAATTCCGAGTATATCTTCATAAGAGCTGGATGGAACATATATTTCTTCCACCTGAAAAGCCAGAAGCTTAAAGAGATTCGATATCTTGGTCGTGACCCTTCGATTCAATGGGATGACAGCACAGTGGTGCCTTTCTATAGACCGTCTTGGCCACGCTCTTCTTTATGTCCCTGGATGTAG